In Haliotis asinina isolate JCU_RB_2024 chromosome 15, JCU_Hal_asi_v2, whole genome shotgun sequence, the sequence AACGACTGAATAACAGCTTTCATCATATTTACGTTACATCACAGCAAGCACTGAACCCATCTTGAAAATCAACCATAGGTCTATGGTGGGATAAATAAATGCATTGACCACTAGACAACCGAGTGCTCCAGACTGACGAGTCTGACTATGAGGTCTCTTGGCAGCACACACAGATCAACTCACACAAATAGACTTTGAAGATAATTAACATTTATGAGCTCACCAAGCAGTTGTAACTGCTTCgaaagacattcaccaaatCCAGTAAATGGGACAAAGACCACTTGCAGACTAAATAACAGCACCCTATATTTGAAGTACCCTGGTTCAATACAAGAAAGTTAATCTGTTCATCTCTCAAGGCCCTTTACATTCACCAATGTTCATTTCACTCAATTAGCTGAAAAATTACTTTTTTACAAAAGGAGAGTATAAAAGAACAAGCAGAGACtttgtcaaaattaattcttCATTATTTCGACTTTATTTGTCTCCATGTGGAATATCGTTCTTCCAGACTCCTCAGTCAAAATCAACTTGAAGTATTTCGCCAGCTACTTGGGGAATCCTTCCTGCCTAAAGAGCAACCTTTATGTCCATTTCCATCTTGAAAATTTCAAAGAAATTCTCCATGGATCTTGGTTTTTCTCAACAAATGGATTTTCCTGTCATCAAATTAAGGGTAACATGTGTCCCTCAGGAGCAATCATAGCTGGCCAAGACTTGGATCAGATGTAAGGATAACATACAGGGATGAGAGCATTTAAGTCTTTTCCGTGGGCGTTCAGGCTTTGAATGCCTGCATAAATCTCCACCTGTGTGACATAAGAAAGTAGAATGTACAGGTGAGAATGTCTGTCTTTCGAGGAAACAGCTGTAATGGATTAGATCCCTCTGTCTAATGAACACTGTCTTAATCTATATAACTACAGCTGTTTCATAAACACTGCCTCTACAGAGCTTCAGCTGTTTCTTACACACTCTGACAGTCCACAGAGCGACAGCTGTCTCTTCAACACTGTGACAGTCTACAGACCTTCAGCTGTTTCTTACACACTGTGACAGTCTACAGACCTTCAGCTGTTTCTTACACACTCTGACAGTCTACAGAGCTTCAGCTGTTTCTTACACACTCTGACAGTCTACAGAACTACAGCTGTTTCTTACACACTGTGACAGTCTACAGACCTTCAGCTGTTTCTTACACACTGTGACAGTCTACAGACCTTCAGCTGTTTCTTACACACTGTGACAGTCTACAGACCTTCAGCTGTTTCTTACACACTGTGACAGTCCACAGACCTTCAGCTGTTTCTTACACACTGTGACAGTCTACAGACCTTCAGCTGTTTCTTACACACTGTGACAGTCTACAGAGCTTCAGCTGTCTCTCCAACATTCTATCAATCTACGGATCTACAGCTGTATAATGAACACTGTCAGTCTACAGAACTACAGCTGTCTCTTCAACACTGTGTCAGTCTACAGAGCTTCAGCTGTTTCTTAGTCTACAGAGCTACAGCTGGATAACACTGTCAGTCTACAGAGCTACAGCTGTAACTTAAACACTGTCTTAATCTACACAGCTACAGCAGTATACTGAACACTGCCAGCCTAAAGAGCTACAGCGGTTTCTTAATCACTGTATCAATCTACAGAACTACTGCTGTATATTGAACACTGTGACAGTCTACAGAgctacaaatatatataatgaacaCTGCCAGCCTAAAGAGCTACAGCGGTTTCTTAATCACTGTATCAATCTACAGAACTACAGCTGTATATTGAACACTGTGTCAGTCTACAGAgctacaaatatatataatgaacaCTGCCAGCCTAAAGAGCTACAGCGGTTTTTTAATCACTGTATCAGTCTACAGAACTACAGCTGTATATTGAACACTGTGACAGTCTACAGAgctacaaatatatataatgaacaCTGTAAGTCCACAGAGCTACAGAGTTTCTCAAACACTGTGACAGTGTTCAGAGGTACAGTTGTCAAACAAATTCTCTCTCCATCATGATAATTACAGCTGTTAAATCATATGAGCATATCAGTGATGAAAGTATTGGACCTGCTGCACATGAAATTATATACAATACTCTCCTTTACACCATACAGTGATCACCACAATAACACcttcacaaacactgcctgTTTGCACTGGAACTGATTGGTGTAGATAAATCTGGTAGTCTGTAATCCTACCCACTAGATCTTCGGATTGTGGTTGGTGGTTAGAGTGTCAGCCTGTAGAGCGAGAGGGTTGAGGGTTCGATCCCATACTGCgccataccaaaagacgttaaaaaaTGGTACTTGCGGTCTGGCACACATTAATGGGTACAATAAGGACTGGTCGGCTAGGAGTCAGCATAATGAGAGGGGTATTCATGCCTAACTGtgtcatggtatctcagtgagctaggacaagcagccacacatacaacatgcacgtcgtcatatcaGCCAAATATTCTCTAGTATGACATTAAACTCCTTAGATTGGGTTTACAGTCTGgtgtagtgagtttagttttatgccacagtcaGTTACATTCTAGCTATGTGGTGGTGGTTTGTaaagaatcaagtctggaccagacaatccagtgatgaacggAATGGGCAtcaatggaccagacaatccagtgatgaatggCGtgggcatcaatctatgcaactgcgatacaatgacatgtgtcaaccaagtcagggagcctgaccacccgattatgttagtcgtctcttacgacatgcacgggttactgaagctCAAATACAGGTTGTCACCTACCTTCCATATCCAGTGGTGTTTGGCCTGGCAGTACTTGGCTTCCCGGTAGTGGCCGTACTTGTCTGGGTGAGCTGCGTTGTTACACTTGCGTTTTAAAGCTCTGCAAGAACAAGAACATTTAATTAATGTACGAGTGCCGAGCTATAAACTGCATATACCACATGCTGGAGTTTCCAGCGTCTAAGGAAATATGCaatttacaagggtcttacagACCTGTAcacctttcaaaagattgtgtgatgaatttattacccttaagatctTGTAAATAAGTTAATCTTTAAACAACAATAATCAACATTCGGTAGAATGAGATGCAAAACATTTCGCCATGAACTATTTCCTGAACGATCATAATCGGAGATAACTCGAGATGGCTTAGTTTATGATCACATTTGAGGTTATATTAAACgacaagtgaaatacagaaacatattttttgtttggatacatttattgacacaaacaaataagatATTACGGCAACAATTGTATTGCTGTTTATACTGATAATTATAAACGTCAACTCTGAAATTTTGAAGCAATCGGACGTTTGGTAGCCGCATTTCATCTAATGTCAAGGTCATTCGTACAAGCCATGTAGTGTGGCACATGACAGATTTGATGGGGTGTACGGTTCCCACAACCTGGCAAATCCACCTACATCCACCTATGCTTTGGCTATTAACCAATCGGATTTCAACAAATttatcttaagggtaataatgAATCATATATTAATTGCTAACTTGTTATTGAACTAGTTACCTAGTATTCATGTATCAAATTCACCTGAAATGGATTCTTTGCAGCTCTATTACTGAAGGGATGTAAAGTACTTACTGGTCCTTTTTAATGTCTCTGGGGCAGTCATTGGGGTGCTCTGATGGAAACCCTGTCTGATATATTTGTTGAGAAAAAGGGAAGAATATCTGCATGACCTGAAATAAGGAGAGACAGACTGCAGTGAGACTTCAATCACAGACAGACTGCAGTGAGACTTCAATCACAGACCGACTGCAGTGAGACCTCAAACACAGACTTTTGGAAGTGACACATAGAGAGTTCCACACCTGCTCAGCACTTGATATGTAACACCTGATACCCGGCAATGGATGTATAAAACGTAATATCAAGTACCTTGAAAAAAGAGCATAATTAACAACCTGCCATAGTAACCACATAGAAGTCACCTAAAACAACCTTTCAATGATGCATGCCATCTAACTAATACTTGTCACCAATGTACTTTTAAGGGCCTGTCCACCAAAGCAGTGTTGATGCTATGGAGACAATAAGACTACATTACAATATGTGAATTCTGATCATATTATTGATGATACAATAGAGGTGTGACAATACAGAAATTTCACAATACAGTATGTATTACGATATCTTGGAACAATATGATTCAATTCAGTGCACACCATGATATGCTATATGACATAACCATCAATTTACAGTGAAAGttaacaattttaaggtcaCTGATACATATCACATTACCcaaaaaatattgatatatttattgtcTGATAAAGTATCCCAATTATTgatactacgatatatcgtcacagctctTTGAGACAACCCATGAAGACATgggttagaatgggtcttcCACAACCCACAACGAGAGAACTCAACTCAAGGAAGCCATGTGATGTGGAACATGCTTGTCATTCAGTTTGGATTTAATACTGTTAAAAACTCAGTCATATCAGATCTTGTGTCACTGTGTCAGGTTGTTGTCCATCAACTTGGACATGACCAAGTTTCACcttgaccttcacaggtcattgATTGGTTGAGGGGcattggggtagcctggtggttcaAGTTTTTGGTAGTCACATTGAAGACCTGGTTCAATTTgtcacatgggtagaatgtgtcaagcccatttctggtgtttcctacTGTTATATTATTACATTAAATTGACTCTATCACTCATTGATTGGCCGAGCTTTGCATGCATCTATCATGTTCAATACAGTTGTAGAAATGTCCTGGAGAGCTGCTCCAAGAAAACATTTATGTAAACAGCTGGTAGACAGCTGAGTTGAAGTCTGTGTAGACAGCCATGATACGGGGAAACAGTGTTCATTACTGGGGTCACTGGGGATAGGTGAGTGGTCAGGGAAAGGAGGTTGGCGAGAGGGGAGCACTGATGTATCTGCAAGCCATGCTCCAGAAGGTAGCATTGGCCCTCCACATGAGTGTTCCTGTTTGGGATCAGCCCATGGACTGATttcagcatgtttcacacactgaCTGGAGCAAGTCACCATCAATCAGACCCCGAATTGCTAATGTACTCGGACACACAATAGTGCAGCAAGCAACAAACGTTTGGAACAATTAACTGGTTCCCACACTTTGAAGAAATTTTACCGAGCTACTTACTTGGGAGTTCCCACACTTTGAAGAAATGTAAACCAGCTACTTACTTGGGACTTTCACTATCTGATCAGAATCAGTGTGGAATTAATCACCTGTGTCGCCCTACACATTTCAGTACTCATTTCCATTTGCTACCAGATATAAATCTGGGTGTTCCCTGTGAATGACTGTCCTTGGAGAGCGAAACTAATCTTTGGGTTCACTTAACAGTCATTTCATTTGTTAAGTAATGTGACATTTATCACTTTTCAGCATTTCTACTTCACAAGAGACTTACTATACATTATAATATCTCCTAATAAGCAAACAGAAAGCAAGTAATGGACATAACTTCCTGTATCAGACAAAGCATCTGCTCATGGCTCCCACCTTTCTATTCAGCTACTCCATGTTCATTCATTAATTTAAATACACCTATTAaccatattccagcattatcacagtaggagacacctgaaatgggcttcacacattgtatccatgtgggaagtGAACCTGGATTGTGTGATGCGTGAACCGTTTAACCATTAGCTACTGAATTCCCCATTTTGTCTCTGATGCTAACAAAGAGAGGGCTAGATGTGAACAACCAGGCTAACATGGCCAATACTTACCGGGACAAAGTCTATACCCTCCACCAGTTTATTCAACTCTTCTGCATACACATCGTGGCTGATGATCAACAATGTCTTGTGTATGTTTCGCACTTTCTTCAATGATTCTAACAATATCCTGAGGTAGTCATGGCGATCATGCACCTGCACAATAATCACAACACTCTCGGAGTCCAAGTTCAAACCGAAACGATCGAGATTATGAATCTTTTGGGCCTTGTTAATTTTGGCAATTTCCTCTTTGATGAGGCTGATGTTGGCTGTGTCTATATTGCGATTGATTGAAATAGTGGCATTGTTGTAGTTCCCGCTGATGGGTGGAATGACAAGTTTGGATCTTGTAGACTGGGGTAAATTTGAATATGGTTGATCTGACAACTGTCTAAATTGCACATGCATTTCACCTAAACTGCGGTGGTGTCCTTGAAGAATGATTTGATGGTCATATTCCCCTGTGCCATCTGGTTGAGATGTCATCAGGATATGCAGATTGAGCATGACGAAAAGCAACATGGCCACCATGAGTATGGATCGGAAGACACGGCGCGGGTAGATCCTCATTGTGTCGTCAGCTACCACActttacaaaacacaaaactgcCAAGCTGGCTGCAGTGTTATATGTCACAAACACCAGCTGTGCTCCAACACCACATGGTATAGACTGTCAGTACACAGAAACATCACTTCCATGTCTTCTTCGGCTTTTAGTCTTCACATTGACATTTTTAGGCTACAACAGCAGAAGTTGTTatcgtttatatatatatacagttataTGGAAGCTGTGATTAGATCACTGTTATGAACTGACATTCGATATCAGGTTGTCACTTAACTTGTGACAATTGTGAAGAGACCTTAGTTATCACAGGTGTTTTCCGGTATCTTCATCTGGTTTCCATGGTGATGGACAGATGCTGGTCAGCTGGACAGTATGGAGGTAGACCAGCTACATGCTACACTGCCATGATGACCATTTTGACGTCAGTGGGAGTAAGGCTTGCTAACCCTCAGTAGGAGAGGCAGCACCTGAAAGACAGACAATGCACAGTGTTATCATGCATGAGGAAAACAATTGATGCTTGTTTCATGCTGCATTCTCAACGTTCCAGATACATCATAGAGTCTGACAGTAATTTAATCAAACTGACACCAGTTCTTGATATTATgtgaaaccccaaacaaaataCCTGATGCAGCTGATTGGGACCATCTGATACTCTTGGTCCTAAGATACAAAAACTGAAGTCTAGGTGGCACCACATGAAATCAAGAATCCTAATCAGATAATATGGTACAATCAGATAATCCAAATCCAAAATCAAATAGTCCtaaacatttgttaatacctCAGATTAGAGGCATTATCATAATCAATGTTATCACTGCCAAGTTAATATGGTTGGAAAGATGTTGCAGattcaagggcagataactctaacttccatactttaacacatgtgatctacaCTCTGCATCAAACATCCTTTGCATGTCAAACTATGTCTACCCACAAGAAGCTTCAATGTTGATCTTGAATGTCAAATGAAACACTTCAAAGACATGCATGACATCAACCCTGGCACATGGGAACAACATTTTGAGCAAGATGATGCTACTCCATCTACAAAGACAGCACGACATGACGAAAGGTGAATAGCTTCAGCACAAACAACAAAGACAGGTTAGGAAAGCCTGTACCAACGAACAGCAAGACATCCCCCTATCACCGTACCCTCTGACTGTGATCAGCTTGATCAGCCACCCATGTAGCCCGAGGTTATCTATCACTCCTCCACAATCAGAGCATGCCTCCAGATTGTGTCACCACAAGGAGCTGAACCTGACACTTTGCATAACTTCTGCTCCAAGGCAGACACACAAAAGGCACACCAAGgcatcagtattgatacatacAGAATATGTCCACGCATAGAACATCTGCAGTATATGAGATACATGAGCCAACGATCTTACTGAGACATCAGCTTTGTACTGTACTCTACTGTGCTCTGCTGTGCTGtactgtgctgtgctgtgctgtgctgtgtcTAGTAACAAATTATCACTGAGTGTGGTGCTTGCCGGGCTATGatatcatttgcaatttaatTACTGCAACAATGCGATGATCACGATTCACAATTTGACACTGACAGTAACTGAATTATAACAATACCGCAAGATAGTATAAATGCTAACATTTAAATGTCTAGGAACCCCATTCTGTAGTCCAGGATCCCTGAAAATTAAAAGTACGAGTCCCACTGACCCTCATATAcaggactcaaggtaaatccctgGCACATTACAATCTTGATGTCAGCGATTAACAGAATAACGCATAGACAATGTCTCTGATCATCATCCAACCATGACATCCTCctcctcttcatcatcatcatcatcatcatcatcatcatcatcatcatcatcatcatcatcgtcatcatcatccagACTTCATTGTCTCACACATATACGCCTAACAACAGAACTTTCGATCAGCACAAACATCCCCACAACAGCCTCAGTTTGCTGTGTTGTGTCAACTGTCCCTGACCAAACAAACGCATTGCACCAACATGGGCAGAGCCAACAGGGAAAAGACTGTATGGGGATTGGGAACGTCACACCACTCTCCTGATCAGACCAGGTCCTGCTCTAAATAACAAAGGAACATCTGTTCAAACAGCcatcctgaaaatataatgtctTTTGTTTAAGTCTTATGTCAGCTTTCTTTTAGAGTAAGTATTTATTGTTAGCCATCACGTACCAGCTACAAACATCAATATGTACAGCCTCTTTTCCACATTTACCAGACAGGGTCACGTACTAGATGAAATTAGAAAAGGTGACATATTCTTGTGTGTCTTCAACTGGGACATTCCAGAAACACAGGGTGAAGCACATACTTAACTTTTCTTTGATTTCTACACAACATTTACCACACAAAAAAATCATcatgaacaacatcattatcatcatcatggtTCTTTCATCTGGTTCTTTCTGAAAACATAGTATCAAACATGATattaaacaggtcaataaaacTTGAAAAACTGTTCACCATCATATCAGGATTATCATGTTTAAACTTATATTGAACCACATGTCACAAATCTACAACAATCCATCAAATAGTTTGAGAGAAACATTTTACATACATGGTTTCAGAAACTTTTGTAAAATCTTCAGCACACCTGTGATATGCATTATAATACGTCAAAAATGTTGATCACAATTTGTTGCAGAGGTCAGGTTcattttgggaaaatgttgatcacAATTTGTTGCAGAGGTCAGGTTCATTTTTGGAAATGCTGGGGAGGATTACACAAAATTTAATACAACTTTCACCAATATTTGAGTGATACACGAGGTATGAAGAAATGGTATTTgtccttagcaatattctgacTGATATACATACATCAAACCATCAGAAAATCAATGCTGTCAATTCATTGGGACAAGCATCAAACGAGGCATACACATCAGTTCAATAGTTATAACAATAAAATTATGACCGAAACAGCTGGATGTGGTAGTTGTATTCAGTGTGGTGTTTATACACCAGCAGGTCATCGCCAATGTCCCACCGTGGAAGAAGAAAGACGGCAACCTGACCCATGTCCTAAATGGGAAAGAAGACAGAATAAGCAAGGAGCCACCCTGACCCATGTCCCAACAGAGAAAGATGTAAGAGAGGCCAAGGGCCCGCTCTGAAGCCAGAAGCAAGAAGCAAGAAGCCAGAAGCAAGAAGCAAGAAGCAAGAAGCAAGAATGGGGAAAGAAGAGAAGCCAAGGACCCACTTGGACACGTCCCAAAGGAGAAAGAAGAAAGCGAGGCCAAGGACCATCCTGGCCCATGTTCCAACGGGGAAACAGGCAAGACAGAACAAGGACCATCCTGGCCAATGTCCAATAGGGAAACTTGCCAAGTATGGCTGGGAATATCATCCTAGGTTCACCATTTTGGCATTACACCAAGCAAAAGCCCATAGGAATGGCAACAGGATGTTGCCCCACAGAGTGGACAAAGGAGAAACTGACCTCCAAACAAGCCAATGAAGTACCTCACTGCCTTAATACTGTAAGGTATTGTCACTAATGAATGGGTTTCTGTTTCAATTCATGCTTCGATCATTCACTGCTTTTGTCAAACCACAGATTGATCTTGAAACTGCAGCCAAGAAATATCAAATGTCCTTCTCATGAACAACAGACTCGCATGTAAAGAAATACCCCGATAACTCAAGTATTGGTTCAAGCTAATCAGTGAGGTTGTCAAGATATTTCACACTTGACAGTTTTCACACTCCATCAACTCCCAGGCATCTATTGATTGGCATGGACTTTACCAAGTGTACAATAACAACATGTGCTCAATGGTATGACTCGCAGTGTATGCCTTCAATAAAAGTGAATTGTGTCTGGGGAAACACATGGCAGCA encodes:
- the LOC137265498 gene encoding alpha-1,6-mannosyl-glycoprotein 2-beta-N-acetylglucosaminyltransferase-like; amino-acid sequence: MRIYPRRVFRSILMVAMLLFVMLNLHILMTSQPDGTGEYDHQIILQGHHRSLGEMHVQFRQLSDQPYSNLPQSTRSKLVIPPISGNYNNATISINRNIDTANISLIKEEIAKINKAQKIHNLDRFGLNLDSESVVIIVQVHDRHDYLRILLESLKKVRNIHKTLLIISHDVYAEELNKLVEGIDFVPVMQIFFPFSQQIYQTGFPSEHPNDCPRDIKKDQALKRKCNNAAHPDKYGHYREAKYCQAKHHWIWKLHHAFEDLDVMKNYEGMVLLLEDDYYVTEDVLTILQMMQNLANKDCKDCRMLVIGNYDKVQNYQANSGKVERAYWISSKHNMGMVFTRVLWNEIKKCFKEFCLHDDYNWDWTIQHLSMKCIPNKIRTIKMKASRIFHIGECGMHMKGKSCNPGGKLKKVEELIAKNKQYLFPNVLSVAGDSRFKLRDPKANGGWGDNRDHEMCLSFLYRNTTIR